DNA from Demetria terragena DSM 11295:
GCGGCCGCGACCGCCTCGGCAAGGGCACGCTCGGCCAACACCTGCTCAGGCCCCGTGATGAGCACAAGGTGCGGAAGACTCATAGGTGAAGCCTGCCACGCAGGACTGACAGCGTGCTCAGGACTCCAGTGAGATCTGCAGTTGGTCGGCCCGCGCCGCAACGTCCTCGGGCGACATCTCCAGGTGATCAGCGACCTCGGCCAACGTCAGGCCCATGTCGGCTCCGTCGCGCAGTTCCTCGTCGGCCTCGTCGTTCCAGGCGGCGCCAGGCGTCGGGACCTCTGTCGGTGGGTGGTCGGCACGGGTGCCTGCCAAGCCGCGCAGGGCAGGCGCCTCGACGCCCACGATGGGCGCCGCGGTCTGGTCGAGGCGTCCTAGCGCCTTCAACACCAGAGTGCGATCCGTCGTCGGCCAAAACGGCGGAAGCGAGCGCTGCAAAAACCCCGCATATCGCGCGGTCATCATGCGCGAGTCAAGGAAGGCGACCACGCCGCGATCGCTCGACCGGCGTACGAGTCGACCCGCGCCCTGCGCAAGTCGAAGGGCCGCGTGGGTCGCCGACACCGCCATGAAACCGTTCCCGCCCATCTTGGCGATGGCCTGGGAGCGCGCCGAGGCCAGGGGATCATCCGGCCGGGGGAACGGGATGCGGTCGACGATGACCAGCTGACATGCGGATCCGGGTACGTCGACCCCCTGCCACAACGACATCGTGCCGAATAGACAGGTCGCTGCGTCACTGGCGAACTCGCGTACCAGTGTTGGCAATTGGTCATCGCCCTGACACAGAACGGGAATGTCGTCGCCGAAACGATGTCGCATTTCTTCGGCCGCGGCCTCGGCAGCGCGGCGCGAGGAGAACAGGCCGAGGGTTCGGCCACCTGCCGCGCGGATGAGGGCTTCGATCTCATCCATGGTTTGCGGCGCCATCCCATCGCGGCCAGGCGCCGGGAGGTGCTGCGCGACATAGGCCATGGCCTGCTGTGGGTAGTCAAAGGGTGAACCCACATCGAGTCCCTGGTAGGCGGGCCCACCCTCGCCCCGTAGCCCGAGCTGGCCGGCGACGGCGTCGAATGACCCTCCGAGTTCCAAGGTCGCAGACGTCAGCACGATGGTCCGGTCACCAAAAAGCTTGTCGCGCAACAACATGGCCACGCTCATGGGTGCGACCCGCAACGACTGGCCGCGGCGCTGGTCCTGGGACAGCCAGGTCACGTCGAGCTCGCGTTGCTCCAGGATGCGTTCGGCGTGATCGAAAATCTCATCGACCGCTGCGCGAGCGACCTGGCGTCCGGCGTCGTTTTCCGCGGCGCTGCTCGGCTTGAGCTCACTCTGCAGGTCCCGCGCACAATCACGAACATGTGCAAGCGCGTCAGCCAGTGCATCCGGAAGCCCCATGAGCCGACCCTCGGTGAGGCCCTGCATGGTCTGCTCGAGCCCTTCGCCAGCGTCGGTCAGGGCGTCGGTCTGCGCCATCCGGCCCACCCGTTTGGCAGCACCGTTGATCATTCCGGACGACATCTCGTCCGTGACCGTTGAGGTGACCCGGTCCACCAGTTCGTGCGCCTCATCGACCACCAACAAGTCATGCTCCGGGAGCATCTGGCGACCTTCGAACGCATCAATGGCCATGAATGCATGGTTGGTCACCACGATGTCGACGTCCTTGGCAGCCGCTCGCGCTTCCTCGACGAAGCACTCCCCCACCATCGGGCACTTGTTGCCGAGGCACTCTTGCGCTGACACCGAAACCTGGCGCCAGGCGCGTTCGGAAACCCCGGGAACGAGCTCATCGCGGTCACCGGACTCCGTCTCCTGTGCCCACTCGCGCAGCCGAACCACTTCCTGGCCCAGCTTGCCTGCGGCGGCGTCCACGTCTCCGACGGAGAACAGGCCCTCTTCCTCTGGGTAGCCACCGGCAAGTTTGTGTTTGCACACGTAATTGCGTCGGCCTTTGACCAGTGCGTAGGTCGGGCGCCGGTCGAGCAACGGCTGGAGTGCCGAGGCGATCCGGGGTAGGTCCCGGTCCACGATCTGCGCTTGGAGGGCGAGGGTCGCCGTCGCCACCACCGAGGGTCGACCTTGAGCTTGTGCGTGGGCGATCGCAGGAACCAAATAGGCCAGTGACTTTCCGGTCCCCGTGCCTGCCTGGACGAGGAGGTGCTCCCCACTTTTCGTGGAGGCCTCCACGGCGTGAGCCATCTGCACCTGACCCGGCCGTTCGCTACCACCAACGCCTGCAACCGAGGCATGAATCAACTCATCAAGGGCGGGCGACGGCATGCTCATCAGCCTATTCGCTGAACCCACCTCACACCGAGGACGCCCCACGGCGTGTGGACAACTCCCGTCTATCCTCCTGATGGTTGCCAGTCGCGACCCATCCGCCGACTGCGCGTCTCCGAACTACCCGCTGAGTCCAGTGACATGCCCAAGGAGCCGTTCATGCCAAACCCAACCCGCGTCGCCGTCATCGGCAGTGGGGTGTCTGGCCTTGTCGCCGCCTATGTGCTGTCCCGCACCCACGCGGTGACCCTTTATGAGGCGGACGTCCGCGCGGGCGGCCATAGCCATACCCACGACGTCACACTGGGATCGCAGACCCTCCAGATCGATAGCGGATTCATCGTCCACAACGACCGCACCTACCCCACGCTGCTACGCCTGTTTGCTGAACTCGACGTGCCCACCCAAGCCACTGACATGTCGATGTCGGTATGGCACGAGCGCGACCGAATCTCCTACGCCGGCGGCCGCGGAGCCAGCGGGATTTTTGCCGATCCGCGCACTGTGACCAGGCCCGCCTACCTGCGCATGTTGCGGGACGTACGCCGGTTCCACCAGGCCGCCCGTACCTTCTTGGACGGCGACAGCGGAGCCAACCCTGACACTTCCCTGCGAGACTGGCTGGCACCCCAGAAGTTCTCGTCAGCCTTCACTGAGTGGTTCATCCAGCCCTTGGTCGCCGCCGTGTGGTCGTGCGATCCCGAGCACTCACTGGACTATCCCGCACGGTCCCTCCTGACCTTCCTGGATCACCACGGGATGCTGACCGTGACCGGTTCACCCACGTGGCGCACCGTCGTCGGTGGTTCTCGCGTTTATGTCGACCGTGTCCTGGCTCATATCGACGAAGTGAAGTTGTCGACCCCTGTCGCCAGCGTGCGCCGTACCGCCTCTGGCGTCGAGGTCACCGCTCGCGATGGCCACACCGCCGAATACGCCGCCGCGGTCGTCGCCACTCACCCACACCAAGCACTGTCGATGTTGGCGGAACCAACAGCGAGCGAGCAGGCCGTGCTGGGCGCCATCACCTACTCGGTCAACCAGGCACAGTTACACACCGACGACTCGGTCCTTCCACGGCGCCGCGGCGCCCGCGGGTCGTGGAACTACCTCATCCCCAAGACCCCGACCGACGGCGTCCTCGTCAGCTATGACCTCACCCGACTAATGCGGTTGCCGAGCCCGGACGGGAAGCGAGTTCTGGTGACTCTCAATGGTTCTCGTCGGATAGACCCAGATCGGGTGATCGCTGAGATGACCTATGAGCACCCGCTCTACACCACCGAATCAGTCGCGGCGCAACAAAAACTCCCCGGACTTTCCGACGACCGCATTGCGTTTGCCGGCGCCTACCACGGGTGGGGCTTCCACGAGGATGGTGCGCTGTCCGGGCTGCGTGCCGCGGAGCGACTTGGCGGCGCCTGGTGACACCGACACCCGTACTCACGACCGTCCGGCACACGCGGACCGCGCCCATTCGACACGACTTCAGTTATCCCGGGTGTAGTTGGTTGATCGATCCGGCTCGGGTCGACTCCTTGCCCTTATGGACCCGACCGTTCGTCAGTTTTCGGGCGAAGGATCACCTCGGAGACCCTGAGCAGGACTGGCATACAAACGTGGTGTCGTTCGCCCGCGAACGCGGCGTCGACCTCACCCACGGACGGATGGTGGCCCTCACCGGAGCGCGCACCCTCGGCCATGTCTTCAATCCGC
Protein-coding regions in this window:
- a CDS encoding NAD(P)/FAD-dependent oxidoreductase encodes the protein MPNPTRVAVIGSGVSGLVAAYVLSRTHAVTLYEADVRAGGHSHTHDVTLGSQTLQIDSGFIVHNDRTYPTLLRLFAELDVPTQATDMSMSVWHERDRISYAGGRGASGIFADPRTVTRPAYLRMLRDVRRFHQAARTFLDGDSGANPDTSLRDWLAPQKFSSAFTEWFIQPLVAAVWSCDPEHSLDYPARSLLTFLDHHGMLTVTGSPTWRTVVGGSRVYVDRVLAHIDEVKLSTPVASVRRTASGVEVTARDGHTAEYAAAVVATHPHQALSMLAEPTASEQAVLGAITYSVNQAQLHTDDSVLPRRRGARGSWNYLIPKTPTDGVLVSYDLTRLMRLPSPDGKRVLVTLNGSRRIDPDRVIAEMTYEHPLYTTESVAAQQKLPGLSDDRIAFAGAYHGWGFHEDGALSGLRAAERLGGAW
- a CDS encoding helicase C-terminal domain-containing protein; this translates as MSMPSPALDELIHASVAGVGGSERPGQVQMAHAVEASTKSGEHLLVQAGTGTGKSLAYLVPAIAHAQAQGRPSVVATATLALQAQIVDRDLPRIASALQPLLDRRPTYALVKGRRNYVCKHKLAGGYPEEEGLFSVGDVDAAAGKLGQEVVRLREWAQETESGDRDELVPGVSERAWRQVSVSAQECLGNKCPMVGECFVEEARAAAKDVDIVVTNHAFMAIDAFEGRQMLPEHDLLVVDEAHELVDRVTSTVTDEMSSGMINGAAKRVGRMAQTDALTDAGEGLEQTMQGLTEGRLMGLPDALADALAHVRDCARDLQSELKPSSAAENDAGRQVARAAVDEIFDHAERILEQRELDVTWLSQDQRRGQSLRVAPMSVAMLLRDKLFGDRTIVLTSATLELGGSFDAVAGQLGLRGEGGPAYQGLDVGSPFDYPQQAMAYVAQHLPAPGRDGMAPQTMDEIEALIRAAGGRTLGLFSSRRAAEAAAEEMRHRFGDDIPVLCQGDDQLPTLVREFASDAATCLFGTMSLWQGVDVPGSACQLVIVDRIPFPRPDDPLASARSQAIAKMGGNGFMAVSATHAALRLAQGAGRLVRRSSDRGVVAFLDSRMMTARYAGFLQRSLPPFWPTTDRTLVLKALGRLDQTAAPIVGVEAPALRGLAGTRADHPPTEVPTPGAAWNDEADEELRDGADMGLTLAEVADHLEMSPEDVAARADQLQISLES